The DNA region GACCTGTTGAATACCGGCTTTGCCCGCAAGACCCGCCGTGGCGGTTTCGTCGCCCTGACGCACGTTTTGCACCGATTGCGCGGCCGCATTGCGCAGCATGTCGCCAAAGCTTTCGGTCTTAGCCGCGTCAACATCTTGGCCAACTGCCGCCGGGCCGCCATTCAGCTTGCTGGCCTTGCCATAGGCACCTTGGACAATCGCATTGGGACGGATCGATGAAATATCGCTCATGGGTCAGGCCTATTCTATCAAATCTATCAAACGGTTACGCATGGAGCGCGCGTTTTCCAACATGGTCATATTCGCCTCGTATGACCGCGAGGCTTCGCGCATGTTGGACATTTCGATCAGCGGGTTTACGTTTGGCAACTTAACATAACCATTGTTATCGGCGGCGGGGTGCGCTGGTTCGTAGCGCACGGTAAAGTCTGTCATGTCACGGGAAATGTCGGCCACTTCGACCTGTGAATTGCCGGACCCATCAGAAATGAGTTCGCTAAAGGAAATGACCTTGCGGCGATACGGGTCCCCGCCCGGTTCATTGGCTGTCGAGGCGGCATTGGCAACGTTTTCTGACACAACCCGCATACGTTCGCTTTGAGCGCGCAGGCCGCTAGAGGCAATGCTGGTAATCGCTTTGAAGGAATCCATAGTGGTCTTTACCCTCCTGAAACCATGCGCATCATGTCATGCGCTTTGCGATAAAGGTTGGCCGCGATCCGGTATTGTCCTGCGGTGTCGGTGGCCTCTAGAATCTGTTCTTCCAAGATCACGTTATTGCCGGAAATATCGGAACCCCAACTGGTGGCAGATTCCTGCACTTGGGCATCCAAAGAGGTACCCGCGGCCTCGGCGGCCCGTAAATAGCTTTCAAATCCCTCGACTTCGCGTGCCCGGTACCCGGCGGTATCGGCATTCGCGATGTTTTCAGACACAACCTTCTGTTTGTCAGACAGCCACTTGAGACGATCAGACGCGAGTTGAAACAGATTAGGTGTATCCAAATTCATGATGGACTCCTGCTTAATTCTTGTTGATTATAGCAAGTATAGCAAAGATTAACAGGGGGTTTATTCTTGTGTCCAAGGTTTTTTTGGAACTTAAAAGCAAGATTTCCTCTTTGGAAAGCACAACAATAACCGGTCGCGTGCAATCGGTTGTGGGCATGTCGCTGACGGCGGCGGGGCTGCAACGGGCCGTGGGTATTGGGCAGCGCTGTATGGTGCGGGGCATCAAAGGGCCGGTTTTGGCCGAGGTGGTCGGTGCCAATGATGACGGGCTTAAACTGCTGCCTTTTGGCACTTGGGAAGGTGTAGCGGTTGGCGATCCGGTAGAGCTGGTGCAGCATGAGGAAGGCATTTCGCCGGATGACAGCTGGATTGGCACTGTGGTTGATGGGCTAGGCCGCCCGCTGTCTGATGCGCCAAATTTCAAACGTGGGCGCAGCCGCTCTTCGGGGCGCAATGGCCCGCCGCCCGCCTTTGGGCGCAAGCGTGTTGGACAAAAGCTAGAGACCAGCATCAAATGCATCGATGTGTTTACCCCGATTTGTCAGGGGCAGCGCATGGGGGTTTTTGCGGGCTCTGGGGTGGGGAAATCCACACTGATGGCGATGCTGGCGCGCAACACAAATGCCGATGTGATTGTGATTGGTCTGGTGGGGGAACGTGGCCGCGAAGTACAGGAATTCATTCAAGAAGATCTGGGGCCTGAAGGCATGGCGCGATCCGTTGTTGTGGTGGCAACCGGGGATGAAGCGCCGCTTTTGCGCCGCCAAGCTGCGCTGACAGCGACCACGGTTGCCGAACATTTTCGCACCGCCGGGCGACAGGTTTTGTTGCTGCTGGACAGCGTGACCCGCTTTGCCATGGCGCAGCGTGAAATCGGATTATCAAGCGGCGAGCCGCCCACCACCAAGGGCTATCCGCCGACGGTGTTTTCTGAAATGCCCCATCTGTTGGAACGGGCTGGGCCGGGGCGGGATGGTGAAGGCGATATCACCGCGATTTACACGGTTTTGGTGGATGGCGATGATATGAACGAGCCAATTGCCGACGCCATTCGCGGCATTGTGGATGGGCATTTGGTGCTGGATCGTAATATTGCCGAGCAAAACCGTTATCCGGCGATTAATATTCAGAAATCTATTTCCCGGATGCTGCCTGCCTGCCATTCGCCTGAAGAATACACCATCATGCATGAGGCCCGCAAAGCGCTGGCGAAATATGCGGATATGGAGGATTTGATAAGGGTTGGGGCTTATAAACCCGGCACAGACCCGGAAATTGACGCCGCCGCGCAGTTTTACAAAGTGGCCAATGATTTTCTGGCACAGCGCAAGGCGGAAAAATTGCCATCCGATCAAAGCTTTGCCGAGTTGTTTCGCATGCTGCTGGAAGCAGGGATCGAAGTGCCGCTTGATCTTGGCACCCCGGCGTAAACGGAAATCGGCCGCTATATAAAGCGGCCGATCAAGCTCTGTTAAAAGAGATAAGAACAAGCATTCAATTGCGAAGACTAGCTTCGCCAGAAGCTCTTCCGCTAATTGATATTCCTTAACGGAAGAGCGACAGGATGTTCTGTGGAGCCTGGTTCGCCATAGACAGCGACTGTGTCGCCAGCTGTTGCTGTACCTGATAGGCTTGCAGACGTGCTGCTTCTTGTTCCATGTCGGCATCAACCATCGCAGAAACACCGGAATCCAGTGTGTCTGTCAGAGCTGAAAGGAAGCTTTGCTGGGATTCAACTGCTTTTTCGCCGATACCCAGTGTGGTCGCTGCTGAAGTCGCTGCCTCGAGCTGAGTATTCGCCGATGTCAGGATAACTTCACGTGCTGCAGCATCTGCAGCCGCATCGATATCCAAAGCGGCTAGGGCAGTTACAATCGCACCCAAGTCAACTTCGTCGATGTCCATATTTGTGACGGACAATGCACCTGCTGAATCTCGTGAGATGCCGGATACGATCGAGCGAGTACCGCCACCATCAACCATGCTATCCCCATTGAAGGTCGCATTTCCGATTGTCGATGTCATACGGTCAGCCAGCGCAACAAGCTCTGCTTGTACCAGGCTGTGATCGACGCTTTCGTC from Cognatishimia sp. WU-CL00825 includes:
- a CDS encoding flagellar hook-basal body complex protein FliE, which produces MSDISSIRPNAIVQGAYGKASKLNGGPAAVGQDVDAAKTESFGDMLRNAAAQSVQNVRQGDETATAGLAGKAGIQQVVEATMTMESTVRVSVAVRDKIVEAYQDIMRMPI
- the flgC gene encoding flagellar basal body rod protein FlgC, with protein sequence MDSFKAITSIASSGLRAQSERMRVVSENVANAASTANEPGGDPYRRKVISFSELISDGSGNSQVEVADISRDMTDFTVRYEPAHPAADNNGYVKLPNVNPLIEMSNMREASRSYEANMTMLENARSMRNRLIDLIE
- a CDS encoding flagellar basal body protein — encoded protein: MNLDTPNLFQLASDRLKWLSDKQKVVSENIANADTAGYRAREVEGFESYLRAAEAAGTSLDAQVQESATSWGSDISGNNVILEEQILEATDTAGQYRIAANLYRKAHDMMRMVSGG
- a CDS encoding FliI/YscN family ATPase codes for the protein MSKVFLELKSKISSLESTTITGRVQSVVGMSLTAAGLQRAVGIGQRCMVRGIKGPVLAEVVGANDDGLKLLPFGTWEGVAVGDPVELVQHEEGISPDDSWIGTVVDGLGRPLSDAPNFKRGRSRSSGRNGPPPAFGRKRVGQKLETSIKCIDVFTPICQGQRMGVFAGSGVGKSTLMAMLARNTNADVIVIGLVGERGREVQEFIQEDLGPEGMARSVVVVATGDEAPLLRRQAALTATTVAEHFRTAGRQVLLLLDSVTRFAMAQREIGLSSGEPPTTKGYPPTVFSEMPHLLERAGPGRDGEGDITAIYTVLVDGDDMNEPIADAIRGIVDGHLVLDRNIAEQNRYPAINIQKSISRMLPACHSPEEYTIMHEARKALAKYADMEDLIRVGAYKPGTDPEIDAAAQFYKVANDFLAQRKAEKLPSDQSFAELFRMLLEAGIEVPLDLGTPA
- a CDS encoding flagellin, producing the protein MSSILTNSSAMVALQTLNMVNKGLNDTQNRVSTGLQISSGKDNAAYFAISENMKSDSGMFKAINEGLTSTKNSVSTARAGAEEVVDLARQFVERVAFAQDESVDHSLVQAELVALADRMTSTIGNATFNGDSMVDGGGTRSIVSGISRDSAGALSVTNMDIDEVDLGAIVTALAALDIDAAADAAAREVILTSANTQLEAATSAATTLGIGEKAVESQQSFLSALTDTLDSGVSAMVDADMEQEAARLQAYQVQQQLATQSLSMANQAPQNILSLFR